The Candidatus Nitrosocosmicus franklandus genome contains a region encoding:
- a CDS encoding V-type ATP synthase subunit D, whose amino-acid sequence MSAISNIRPTRLEYIRTKKRILIAKKGLKLLKLKRQALILEFFNTSRTAAALRESLQNELKKGYESIKLAEMLAGAMRLENESMKLPMMSNLHVSSKSIMGVHIPKLKGGQTEIYDEYLLELPTSITEAIATFNRIHKIVLDIAEKETALRKLLYEIERTKRKSNAIENVFVPRLMAAVKFITFRLDEMERDTFIMLKTVKRKMGEREQETLKEVGI is encoded by the coding sequence ATGTCAGCGATTTCAAACATTAGGCCTACTAGGTTAGAATATATTAGAACAAAGAAAAGGATCCTCATAGCCAAGAAGGGGTTAAAGCTTCTAAAACTAAAACGTCAGGCTCTTATTCTCGAATTTTTTAATACAAGTAGAACTGCCGCTGCATTGAGAGAAAGTTTACAGAATGAATTGAAAAAAGGGTACGAGTCCATTAAACTAGCGGAGATGTTAGCAGGAGCAATGCGTTTGGAAAATGAATCCATGAAATTACCAATGATGAGTAATTTGCATGTGTCATCTAAGAGTATTATGGGCGTACACATTCCAAAGTTAAAAGGTGGACAGACAGAAATTTATGACGAATATCTTCTCGAACTACCAACATCTATTACTGAGGCGATTGCAACTTTCAATAGAATACACAAAATTGTGTTAGACATTGCAGAAAAGGAAACCGCACTACGAAAACTGTTATATGAAATCGAAAGAACGAAACGCAAATCAAACGCAATAGAAAATGTATTTGTTCCGAGATTGATGGCGGCAGTCAAATTTATTACATTCAGGCTTGATGAAATGGAGCGTGACACATTTATTATGCTAAAGACTGTTAAAAGAAAGATGGGAGAAAGGGAACAAGAAACATTGAAAGAGGTGGGGATTTAG
- a CDS encoding V-type ATP synthase subunit B, with protein sequence MSNIAYKNLSKIAGPLIFVEGVQDAAYGEMVEIKMQDGERRQGQVLDTRAGLAVVQVFGQTYGLGSSNTSTRFTGETAMISVSDEMLGRTFDGLGNPRDSGPKIISSKKFDLVGSGINPYSREEPSEFIQTGMSNIDGMNTLVRGQKLPIFSGAGLPHNLLASQIARQAKVLGSSENFSVVFAAIGITSEEANFFVKQFEESGALGRSVLFLNLSSDPSMERILTPRLALTTAEYLAYEREMHVLVILTDMTNYCEALREISAAREEVPGRRGYPGYMYTDLASIYERAGKIKGRNGSVTQIPILAMPADDITHPIPDLTGYITEGQIVMSRELHRLNIQPPVDVLTSLSRLMNQGIGSGRTREDHRNLADQLYATYAQGKDARALAAIVGEEALSENDRKFLKIANDFERKFVNQGVDENRSIEQTLDIGWELISELPESEMKRIKPEFISKYKKSSLKVEQ encoded by the coding sequence ATGTCAAACATTGCATACAAGAATCTAAGCAAAATTGCAGGTCCACTAATCTTTGTTGAAGGAGTTCAAGATGCAGCTTACGGTGAGATGGTTGAAATTAAGATGCAAGACGGTGAGCGACGTCAAGGTCAGGTATTAGATACCCGAGCAGGTCTAGCTGTTGTTCAAGTTTTCGGTCAAACATATGGGTTAGGATCATCTAATACTTCGACACGCTTTACAGGAGAAACTGCAATGATCTCTGTATCAGATGAGATGTTAGGGAGAACCTTTGATGGACTCGGAAATCCAAGAGATAGCGGACCAAAGATCATATCAAGCAAAAAGTTTGATTTAGTTGGATCTGGTATTAATCCATATTCTAGAGAGGAACCCTCAGAATTTATTCAGACAGGAATGTCAAATATTGACGGTATGAATACATTGGTTAGAGGACAAAAACTTCCCATTTTCTCTGGTGCTGGATTACCCCACAATCTCTTGGCCTCCCAAATTGCCCGCCAGGCTAAAGTTTTAGGTTCTTCTGAAAACTTTTCTGTAGTTTTTGCTGCAATAGGAATTACTAGCGAAGAAGCTAACTTTTTTGTAAAACAATTTGAAGAAAGTGGAGCCTTAGGACGAAGTGTTCTCTTTTTGAATTTATCTTCTGATCCATCCATGGAGAGAATTTTGACTCCCAGATTGGCATTGACTACCGCAGAATATTTGGCATACGAGAGGGAAATGCATGTATTGGTTATCTTAACAGATATGACCAACTATTGCGAAGCTTTGAGAGAAATATCTGCAGCGCGTGAAGAAGTTCCTGGCAGACGAGGATACCCTGGTTACATGTATACTGACCTCGCTTCCATTTATGAGAGGGCAGGAAAAATTAAAGGTAGGAATGGCTCGGTTACTCAGATTCCTATCCTTGCTATGCCTGCTGATGATATTACCCATCCTATTCCAGATCTGACGGGATACATTACAGAGGGTCAGATAGTTATGAGTAGAGAGCTACACAGATTGAATATACAACCACCTGTAGACGTCTTGACCTCTCTTTCCAGGTTGATGAATCAGGGAATCGGAAGTGGCAGAACCCGAGAGGATCATAGAAATTTAGCAGATCAGTTATACGCAACATATGCTCAAGGAAAAGATGCTAGAGCACTTGCTGCAATCGTAGGAGAAGAAGCATTGAGTGAGAATGACCGAAAGTTCTTAAAAATCGCTAACGACTTTGAAAGAAAGTTTGTCAATCAAGGCGTTGATGAAAATAGATCCATCGAGCAAACGTTAGATATTGGATGGGAGCTAATAAGTGAGCTGCCTGAATCTGAAATGAAGCGTATTAAGCCTGAGTTCATATCAAAGTACAAGAAGAGTAGTCTCAAGGTAGAGCAATAA
- a CDS encoding V-type ATP synthase subunit A: protein MSDSIVSRISGSVVVATGVEDAQMYDVVRIGEMGLLGEVIRLEGNKATIQVYEDTTGIKPGEKVTNTKRPLSIQLGPGLLKSIYDGIQRPLDVLREKSGDFIGRGVVIPALDQNTKWEFVPLKKKNEEVRPGEIIGSVQETPLISHKIMVPFNVNGVLTSISDGKFTVNENVAEVKTNSGKAQIGLSSWWMVRTPRPVSKKLPPESPLLTGQRVLDTFFPVAKGGTAAIPGPFGSGKTVTQQQLAKWADSNVIVYIGCGERGNEMTEILTTFPELEDPKSKRPLMERTVLVANTSNMPVAAREASIYTGITMGEYYRDMGYDVALMADSTSRWAEALREISGRLEEMPGEEGYPAYLGRRLAEFYERGGKAVVISPEDRIGSLTLVGAVSPPGGDFSEPVSQNTLRVTRVFWGLDASLASRRHFPSINWLTSYSLYADDMDEWYKSNISANWTALRREALEILQRESELQEIVQLIGYDALPEPEKGILDTARSIREDYLQQSAYDEVDTYTSIRKQLLMLSTILEFGKLESEAIKKGATSQKISSLSVRKDLSMIKWTREEEVESKVEEIRSNMKTQFEKLLAEVAH, encoded by the coding sequence ATGTCGGACTCAATTGTTTCGCGTATTTCTGGCTCAGTTGTTGTAGCAACTGGTGTTGAAGATGCCCAAATGTATGATGTAGTTCGTATAGGAGAAATGGGTTTATTGGGAGAGGTAATTAGGTTGGAAGGCAATAAGGCGACTATCCAAGTTTATGAAGATACAACAGGGATTAAACCCGGTGAGAAGGTCACCAATACGAAAAGACCCCTTTCTATTCAACTAGGTCCCGGATTACTAAAATCAATATACGATGGAATTCAGCGCCCATTAGATGTTCTCAGGGAAAAAAGTGGTGATTTTATTGGAAGAGGTGTTGTAATTCCTGCCTTAGATCAGAATACAAAATGGGAATTTGTACCTTTAAAAAAAAAGAATGAGGAAGTAAGGCCAGGAGAAATTATCGGATCCGTCCAGGAGACACCCTTAATTAGTCATAAAATAATGGTCCCATTTAATGTAAATGGAGTTTTGACTTCTATATCTGATGGAAAATTTACAGTTAATGAAAATGTTGCCGAGGTTAAGACCAATAGTGGCAAAGCTCAAATAGGATTATCTAGCTGGTGGATGGTTAGAACTCCAAGACCGGTTAGCAAGAAATTGCCACCAGAATCTCCACTCCTGACTGGCCAGAGGGTATTAGATACCTTCTTTCCTGTTGCAAAAGGAGGTACTGCAGCCATCCCTGGACCGTTCGGTAGTGGTAAGACCGTTACACAACAACAGTTAGCAAAATGGGCTGATAGCAATGTAATTGTGTATATCGGTTGCGGAGAAAGAGGGAATGAAATGACTGAAATATTAACAACCTTTCCTGAGTTAGAGGATCCAAAGTCTAAGAGACCATTGATGGAGAGAACCGTATTGGTCGCAAATACATCCAATATGCCAGTAGCAGCGAGAGAAGCCAGCATTTATACAGGCATTACTATGGGGGAGTACTATAGAGATATGGGTTATGACGTGGCATTAATGGCAGATAGTACATCGCGTTGGGCCGAGGCATTAAGGGAAATATCTGGCAGATTGGAAGAAATGCCTGGTGAGGAAGGATATCCAGCATACTTGGGTCGACGTTTGGCCGAGTTTTATGAAAGGGGAGGCAAGGCCGTTGTAATTTCTCCTGAGGACCGTATAGGTTCCTTAACCTTGGTTGGCGCAGTTTCACCACCTGGAGGAGATTTTTCAGAACCCGTTTCTCAAAATACTCTAAGAGTGACTAGAGTCTTTTGGGGATTGGACGCTAGTTTGGCATCCAGGAGGCATTTTCCATCAATCAATTGGTTGACTAGTTATTCTCTTTATGCAGATGATATGGATGAATGGTATAAGTCAAACATTTCCGCTAACTGGACTGCATTACGTCGTGAAGCTCTTGAAATTCTACAAAGGGAATCAGAATTACAAGAGATTGTTCAGCTTATTGGATATGATGCTTTACCGGAACCTGAAAAAGGAATATTAGATACTGCCCGTTCTATAAGAGAAGATTATTTACAGCAGAGTGCGTACGACGAAGTTGACACTTATACTTCAATCCGGAAACAATTACTTATGTTGTCTACTATTCTAGAGTTTGGAAAATTAGAGTCAGAGGCGATTAAGAAAGGCGCAACTTCTCAAAAGATTAGCTCATTGAGTGTTAGGAAGGATCTGTCAATGATCAAGTGGACTCGAGAGGAAGAAGTGGAATCAAAGGTTGAAGAAATCAGATCTAATATGAAAACACAATTTGAAAAATTACTTGCGGAGGTCGCTCATTAA
- a CDS encoding V-type ATP synthase subunit F, which yields MGEEKHYESKGKIAVIGDRELVLGYRLLGIEDTFLVTDKSEASRKMEDLLLSHNYNLIIASQFVLESLSSVTKSKVESSINPLVIFMPSLTGNMQEESLAALAKRVLGISIKTG from the coding sequence ATGGGTGAAGAAAAACATTATGAATCAAAAGGTAAAATTGCTGTAATTGGAGATAGAGAATTAGTATTGGGATATAGACTTTTGGGGATTGAAGATACTTTTTTGGTGACTGATAAATCTGAAGCTTCAAGGAAGATGGAAGATTTGCTATTATCACATAATTATAACCTGATAATAGCTAGCCAATTTGTTTTAGAATCCTTGTCATCAGTTACAAAATCAAAGGTTGAATCTTCTATCAATCCGTTAGTTATTTTCATGCCTTCATTAACTGGAAACATGCAGGAAGAATCCCTTGCAGCATTGGCTAAGCGAGTCCTTGGGATAAGTATTAAAACGGGATAG
- a CDS encoding V-type ATPase subunit has translation MTSQYSASYGRIQALSMSFLNKDFLNSLVKSEDLDAMIRKLESTWYGPEIERAASMYSGPELLEVAMNRHIVETNRIALQVTPFSRKSAIQAYLSKWDIYNIELILSSKAIGRTITETEPFLVSSRNFPAGITAGNISHDEMKIILAQPTFEGVVNQLVKYKYGVILIQHLDTYQKTGNLSPMIADLMEFYYTNLLEMLKFYEGDEGNIRDLVRMQMDKKNLLTLMKAKESNLDRELVKKHLIPGGNISMDEMLEVYGNSNISELSTRIDEILKLGDLLEHFKKSNSLIDFEVAIDKLIQLRYVRKLKSIALSIGSIFYFILKAETEWDNVKRIAYGKRYGFSEERINSMLILEG, from the coding sequence TTGACCTCCCAATATTCCGCATCTTATGGACGAATACAAGCCCTGTCCATGAGTTTTTTAAATAAAGATTTTCTGAATAGTTTAGTAAAATCAGAAGACTTGGATGCTATGATTCGCAAATTGGAGTCAACCTGGTATGGCCCAGAGATTGAGAGAGCGGCATCAATGTATTCTGGCCCTGAATTATTAGAGGTTGCAATGAATCGTCACATTGTGGAGACAAATCGTATAGCTCTGCAGGTCACTCCCTTTAGCAGGAAATCGGCTATTCAAGCATACTTGTCAAAATGGGATATATACAATATTGAACTTATCTTATCTTCAAAAGCCATTGGCCGTACCATTACGGAAACAGAGCCATTTTTGGTTTCTAGCCGAAATTTTCCTGCAGGAATAACCGCTGGAAATATTTCACATGATGAAATGAAAATAATATTGGCACAACCTACTTTTGAAGGTGTTGTAAATCAGTTGGTAAAGTACAAATACGGAGTTATACTGATTCAACATCTGGATACCTACCAAAAAACGGGTAATTTAAGCCCAATGATTGCAGATCTTATGGAATTTTATTATACCAACTTGCTTGAAATGCTGAAATTTTATGAAGGTGACGAGGGAAATATAAGAGATTTGGTTCGAATGCAAATGGATAAAAAAAACCTACTAACATTAATGAAAGCAAAGGAATCCAACCTTGACCGAGAACTAGTAAAGAAACACTTGATCCCTGGGGGGAACATTTCTATGGATGAAATGTTGGAAGTATATGGAAATAGTAACATTTCAGAGTTATCCACTAGGATAGATGAAATTCTGAAGTTAGGGGATTTGCTCGAGCATTTTAAGAAATCCAACAGCTTGATTGACTTTGAAGTCGCGATTGATAAGCTTATTCAATTAAGATATGTAAGAAAACTAAAAAGTATTGCATTGTCAATAGGTAGTATTTTTTACTTTATATTAAAGGCTGAAACTGAGTGGGATAATGTTAAAAGAATTGCATATGGTAAACGCTACGGGTTTTCTGAAGAAAGGATTAATTCTATGTTGATCCTTGAAGGTTAA
- a CDS encoding V-type ATP synthase subunit E: MTEVLNPFVQEIEDRKKREIASLNERLVEKKTQIQRTIEESVKIIESKYQREATAKAQRESARIRESARLAAKKIIFDSINENMEFTFEALKNELSTFVKKAEYKKILEKMVDSAKNRLGSELVVRCRKDDVEILNKLGVTVGGNIDTMGGIIASDKTELREIDMTFEELIQNHEDEIKSLLMEKVMK, encoded by the coding sequence ATGACCGAGGTACTGAACCCTTTTGTTCAAGAAATAGAAGATAGGAAGAAGAGAGAGATTGCCTCTCTGAATGAAAGGCTTGTCGAAAAAAAAACCCAGATCCAGAGGACGATTGAAGAATCCGTAAAGATAATTGAATCAAAGTATCAAAGGGAGGCTACTGCTAAAGCTCAGAGGGAATCTGCTCGCATAAGGGAATCTGCAAGACTTGCAGCAAAAAAAATAATTTTTGATTCCATTAACGAAAACATGGAATTTACATTTGAAGCTTTGAAAAATGAGTTAAGTACCTTCGTAAAAAAGGCAGAATATAAAAAAATTCTTGAAAAAATGGTTGATTCCGCGAAAAACCGACTGGGGAGTGAATTAGTAGTTAGATGTCGAAAGGATGATGTCGAGATACTCAATAAACTAGGTGTAACCGTCGGTGGTAATATAGATACCATGGGGGGTATAATAGCTTCTGACAAGACTGAACTTCGAGAGATAGATATGACATTTGAGGAACTGATTCAGAACCACGAGGACGAGATAAAGAGCTTACTTATGGAAAAAGTAATGAAGTAA
- a CDS encoding SAM-dependent methyltransferase has product MFRNISWVSAISIFRRGDSDIIRIYDIFSNLMKVTTGAKFLNLGFWNKEHDTPYQAQKRLTELLGEFGLFSFAHTILDVGSGYSLPAYTWLSKYPNIQVYCINSSFHQLKEANYACREVKNKSYYGIELVSISNLNQRIHHLNAISNLLPLRSNHFDRIVAFESAHHFRPLEIFVSDCSRLLKQNGLLILAIPVITSERSRICRFLDLGILNLTWASEHYTIRKVRFAIENNGFKIIETKFIGPKVYQSLANYYFNNLAELRTKIVQEYPSVVEWILRKSILRMKKASASGKIEYLLIKSTKK; this is encoded by the coding sequence TTGTTTCGTAATATTTCATGGGTATCAGCAATTTCGATATTTAGAAGAGGCGACAGCGATATAATAAGGATTTATGATATCTTTTCAAATTTGATGAAAGTTACTACCGGAGCAAAGTTCTTGAATCTTGGTTTTTGGAACAAAGAACATGACACACCGTATCAGGCTCAGAAGAGGTTGACAGAATTACTTGGGGAATTTGGGTTATTTTCTTTTGCACATACAATTTTAGACGTAGGAAGTGGATACTCTCTCCCTGCTTATACGTGGCTATCGAAGTATCCGAATATTCAGGTTTATTGTATAAATTCAAGTTTTCACCAGCTTAAAGAAGCTAATTATGCCTGCCGCGAGGTAAAGAATAAATCTTATTACGGAATTGAACTCGTCTCAATCTCAAACCTGAACCAAAGGATTCATCATTTGAACGCCATTTCTAATTTATTGCCGTTAAGGAGTAATCATTTTGACAGAATTGTAGCTTTTGAATCAGCTCATCATTTTAGACCTCTCGAAATTTTTGTTAGCGATTGCAGTCGACTTCTCAAGCAGAATGGATTGTTGATACTAGCAATACCAGTAATTACAAGTGAAAGATCAAGAATCTGTCGATTTCTGGATCTTGGTATTCTCAATCTTACTTGGGCTTCTGAACATTATACAATTAGAAAAGTAAGATTTGCAATTGAGAACAACGGCTTCAAGATTATTGAAACCAAGTTTATAGGTCCAAAGGTCTATCAATCTTTGGCCAATTACTATTTCAACAATTTAGCAGAATTGAGAACGAAAATTGTGCAAGAATACCCTTCAGTTGTTGAATGGATTCTGAGAAAGTCGATCTTACGTATGAAGAAGGCTTCAGCGAGCGGCAAGATTGAGTATTTGTTGATAAAATCTACAAAAAAATAG
- a CDS encoding DnaJ domain-containing protein — MVSLDHYQVLGVPNDASTREITSAYRKLALKYHPDRNKSPHANEMMLRINTAYGILSDPLKREQYDYSIRVLKVVGREDSPKSTREKKGLMRLLSFVVKTGIIVVLFLYKASKAIVRLIIDRIDNLK; from the coding sequence ATGGTCAGTTTGGATCATTACCAAGTACTCGGCGTTCCCAATGACGCATCGACCCGAGAGATTACCTCCGCATATAGAAAGCTTGCACTAAAATACCATCCAGACAGAAACAAGAGCCCTCATGCTAATGAGATGATGTTAAGGATAAATACTGCTTACGGGATCTTGTCTGATCCACTTAAGAGAGAACAGTATGACTACTCTATTCGAGTTTTAAAAGTAGTCGGTAGAGAAGATTCTCCGAAAAGTACAAGAGAAAAGAAGGGCCTCATGCGGTTACTTTCATTCGTGGTAAAGACAGGGATTATTGTAGTATTATTTTTATATAAAGCATCAAAGGCGATTGTAAGATTAATAATAGATAGAATTGATAACCTAAAATAG